Proteins from a single region of Pangasianodon hypophthalmus isolate fPanHyp1 chromosome 7, fPanHyp1.pri, whole genome shotgun sequence:
- the ca5a gene encoding carbonic anhydrase 5A, mitochondrial isoform X2 — translation MMCHKACEAAEYIKKMHPMWQEPLEVPGGERQSPIDISMRKSIFDPNLKPLVTQYDPRTCQQIWNNGYSFLVEYDDTTDKSTLRGGPLEDQFRLCQFHFHWGENNSWGSEHTVDRQLYPAELHLVHWNADKYALFEEAVVEENGLAVIGVFLKVGKTHEGLQKLVDALPAVRHKDSVVEFTKFDPSCLLPESINEYWTYAGSLTTPPLTEAVTWIIMKQPIEVSHDQLAVFRSLLFTSAEEEAQKSMVNNFRVQQPLKGRTVRSSFTPFLQNVPPADP, via the exons atgatgTGTCATAAAGCGTGCGAGGCGGCggaatatattaaaaaaa TGCACCCGATGTGGCAGGAGCCTCTGGAAGTGCCCGGAGGAGAGCGCCAGTCTCCCATCGACATCAGCATGCGTAAAAGCATCTTCGACCCGAACCTGAAACCGCTCGTTACGCAGTACGACCCCAGAACCTGCCAGCAGATCTGGAACAACGGATACTCCTTCCTCGTCGAGTATGACGACACGACAGACAAGTCCA cacTGCGTGGTGGTCCTCTGGAGGATCAGTTCAGGTTGTGTCAGTTTCATTTCCACTGGGGAGAGAATAACTCCTGGGGCTCTGAACACACTGTGGACCGCCAACTCTACCCCGCTGAG CTCCACTTGGTCCACTGGAATGCAGATAAATACGCTTTGTTTGAGGAGGCCGTCGTGGAGGAGAATGGATTGGCTGTTATTGGCGTCTTCTTGAAG GTTGGGAAGACACACGAGGGTCTGCAGAAGCTGGTGGACGCTCTACCTGCCGTCAGACACAAG GACAGTGTAGTGGAGTTCACTAAATTTGACCCATCCTGCCTCCTGCCTGAGAGCATTAATGAGTATTGGACATACGCCGGATCTCTGACCACGCCCCCTCTGACCGAGGCCGTCACCTGGATCATCATGAAGCAGCCCATTGAAGTGAGCCACGATCAG ttggCTGTGTTTAGGAGTCTGCTGTTCACCTCGGCAGAGGAAGAGGCGCAGAAGAGCATGGTGAACAACTTCCGGGTCCAGCAGCCTCTAAAGGGCCGAACGGTTCGCTCGTCCTTCACCCCGTTCCTCCAGAACGTTCCTCCAGCTGACCCCTAA